A stretch of Gemmatimonas aurantiaca T-27 DNA encodes these proteins:
- the ftsY gene encoding signal recognition particle-docking protein FtsY, with protein MSRLFRRKDDVPKRSLWQRVKDIVRTDVSVLFKGVDEGSLEALETLLIESDFGVPTSLALVAEVERRHKRGEVKTEAEFRQALADGVANALRTGNADPAMAMAASGPTVLLVIGVNGAGKTTFIGKLAAQYRAQGKRVLVGAADTFRAGAIDQLRVWAERSGAEFVGGKPGSDPASVAYDAVDAGIARNMDLIIVDTAGRLHTSDDLMTELRKMHRVIGKRMPEAPHEILLVLDGTIGQNALSQARTFSSAVPVTGVVVTKLDGTAKGGIVVAVHEALNVPIKYVGVGEQVGDLEPFDADVYAKELVEA; from the coding sequence ATGTCGCGACTATTCAGACGAAAAGATGATGTTCCCAAGCGCTCGCTGTGGCAGCGCGTCAAGGACATCGTGCGCACCGACGTGTCGGTGCTGTTCAAGGGTGTTGATGAAGGTTCGCTCGAGGCGCTGGAAACACTGCTCATCGAGTCCGACTTTGGTGTGCCCACCTCGCTCGCGCTGGTGGCCGAAGTGGAGCGACGACACAAGCGCGGTGAGGTGAAGACCGAGGCGGAGTTCCGTCAGGCTCTCGCCGACGGCGTGGCCAATGCGTTGCGGACCGGCAATGCGGATCCGGCGATGGCCATGGCCGCATCGGGCCCGACGGTGCTGTTGGTGATCGGTGTGAACGGTGCAGGGAAAACCACGTTCATCGGCAAGCTGGCCGCGCAGTACCGTGCGCAGGGCAAGCGGGTGCTGGTTGGCGCGGCCGACACGTTCCGCGCCGGCGCCATCGATCAGTTGCGCGTATGGGCCGAGCGTTCGGGGGCGGAATTCGTGGGCGGGAAGCCGGGATCAGATCCCGCGTCGGTGGCCTACGACGCCGTGGACGCGGGGATTGCCCGCAACATGGATCTGATCATCGTGGACACGGCGGGGCGTCTGCATACGAGTGACGACCTGATGACGGAGCTGCGCAAGATGCATCGGGTCATCGGCAAGCGGATGCCGGAAGCCCCTCACGAAATCCTGCTGGTCCTCGACGGGACCATCGGGCAGAATGCGCTGTCGCAGGCACGCACGTTCTCCAGTGCCGTGCCCGTCACCGGCGTGGTGGTGACCAAGCTCGATGGCACCGCCAAGGGAGGTATCGTGGTGGCGGTGCATGAAGCCCTCAATGTCCCCATCAAGTACGTGGGGGTGGGGGAACAGGTCGGTGATCTCGAGCCGTTTGACGCCGACGTGTACGCGAAGGAACTGGTCGAGGCCTGA